From Chryseobacterium sp. H1D6B, a single genomic window includes:
- the murD gene encoding UDP-N-acetylmuramoyl-L-alanine--D-glutamate ligase has translation MKVVVLGGGESGCGAAYLAKKKGLEVFLSDKGTIKDNYKQFLIENDIEFEEGDHDEERILNADWIVKSPGIPKKADIIFKIHQKGIRISSEIEFASEFTNAKIIAITGSNGKTTTTSLIYYILKNDDMSVGLGGNIGYSFAKQVADENYEYYVLEVSSFQLDDIQNFRPYISLLLNLSKDHLDQYNYDYEEYALAKFRIAENQENDNFFIYNKDDEMSKNILEKLEIKAKMIPFSTKETLQEGGFIKNDKIVVKLKDEFSMKLEELSLLGNHNVANSLAASIAGKILDINNESIRNSLMTFQAVEHRLELVTEIDGVKYINDSKATNVNATYYALESMKTPTVWIVGGQDKGNDYSEIEDLVKRKVKAIVCLGIDNQKIIDFFKDKKDFIYDTSSMEEAVKISKSLAKDGDTVLLSPCCASFDLFKSYEDRGRQFKQQVLGN, from the coding sequence ATGAAAGTAGTTGTTTTAGGAGGTGGAGAAAGCGGCTGTGGTGCTGCTTATTTAGCAAAGAAAAAAGGTTTGGAAGTATTTCTTTCAGACAAAGGTACCATTAAGGATAACTACAAGCAGTTTCTTATTGAAAATGATATTGAATTTGAAGAGGGAGACCACGATGAAGAAAGAATTTTAAATGCAGACTGGATCGTAAAGAGCCCGGGAATTCCTAAGAAAGCTGATATTATCTTTAAAATCCATCAGAAAGGAATCAGGATTTCTTCTGAAATAGAATTTGCGTCCGAGTTTACCAATGCTAAGATCATTGCGATCACAGGAAGCAACGGTAAAACAACAACCACGTCTCTTATCTACTATATTCTGAAGAATGACGACATGAGTGTAGGATTAGGCGGAAATATAGGATACAGCTTTGCAAAACAGGTTGCTGATGAAAATTACGAATATTATGTTCTGGAAGTAAGTTCTTTCCAATTAGATGATATTCAGAACTTCAGACCTTATATCTCTTTGTTGCTGAACTTATCTAAAGACCATTTGGATCAGTATAATTACGATTACGAAGAATATGCCTTAGCAAAATTCAGAATCGCTGAAAATCAAGAAAATGATAATTTCTTCATCTACAATAAAGATGATGAAATGAGTAAAAATATTCTTGAAAAATTAGAAATAAAAGCTAAAATGATCCCTTTTTCCACTAAAGAAACTTTGCAGGAAGGAGGTTTTATTAAAAATGATAAAATTGTGGTGAAACTTAAAGATGAATTTTCAATGAAACTTGAAGAACTATCTTTATTAGGAAACCATAACGTTGCTAACAGCTTAGCGGCTTCAATTGCCGGTAAAATACTGGATATCAATAATGAAAGCATCAGAAACTCATTAATGACTTTTCAGGCTGTAGAGCATAGATTGGAATTAGTTACTGAAATTGACGGTGTAAAATACATTAACGACAGCAAAGCTACGAATGTAAATGCAACCTATTATGCTTTAGAAAGTATGAAAACCCCGACCGTATGGATCGTCGGAGGGCAGGATAAAGGAAACGATTACTCAGAAATTGAGGATCTGGTAAAAAGAAAGGTAAAAGCAATTGTATGCTTAGGAATCGACAACCAGAAAATTATAGACTTCTTTAAAGATAAAAAAGATTTCATTTATGACACCTCAAGTATGGAAGAAGCAGTGAAAATATCAAAATCACTTGCGAAAGACGGTGATACCGTACTGCTTTCACCATGCTGTGCAAGTTTTGATCTATTCAAAAGCTACGAAGACAGAGGACGCCAGTTTAAACAACAAGTTTTAGGGAACTAG
- a CDS encoding FtsW/RodA/SpoVE family cell cycle protein, translating into MNEQDTESRFEFLKGDKVLWMVILVISIFSIFPVYSASSNLEYIVNNGTTTGHVIKHMFFVVLGLGIMRLVGTVKYEYIGKLSSIMLGLMIILLVVTMFTGQTIDGASASRWLKIPGTPISFQPSSFAFLMLVIYLCRYLTKKITRERLPIENIMYIFGPILLVFVLVAKDNGSTALMILMVSVIVLIVGQLHWKYIAGFISASFIAIVFFLLIALNTNLIGGNRVHTWMSRVETFTSSKAKGADVDDESIKAKNYQVMQAKAAIVHGGITGMGPGKSALKQMLPQSASDFIFAVIVEEYGLIGAVFLISMYLIMVIRIVMIASKMPAFFGSLLVLSLGVMIFIQLAVNIAVAINLIPVTGQPLPLISYGGTSMLVTYIQLGIILNISSRIQIYDEEGMGKRQNIEEMNDIA; encoded by the coding sequence ATGAACGAACAGGACACAGAAAGCAGATTTGAATTTCTAAAGGGCGATAAAGTACTTTGGATGGTCATTCTTGTGATCTCCATCTTCTCTATCTTCCCTGTATATTCTGCAAGTTCGAATCTGGAATATATTGTAAATAACGGGACCACAACAGGCCACGTTATCAAACATATGTTCTTTGTGGTACTCGGTCTTGGAATTATGAGACTGGTAGGAACTGTAAAATATGAATACATCGGAAAACTCAGCAGCATCATGCTGGGGTTAATGATTATTTTATTAGTAGTCACCATGTTTACAGGCCAGACTATCGACGGAGCGAGTGCTTCAAGATGGCTGAAGATTCCAGGAACCCCTATTTCTTTCCAGCCTTCATCTTTTGCATTTTTGATGCTTGTCATTTATCTGTGCAGATATTTAACAAAGAAAATAACGAGAGAAAGACTTCCTATAGAAAACATTATGTACATCTTTGGACCCATTCTTCTTGTTTTTGTATTAGTCGCAAAAGATAACGGTTCTACGGCATTAATGATCTTAATGGTTTCCGTAATTGTTTTGATTGTAGGACAGCTTCATTGGAAATACATTGCAGGATTCATTTCTGCATCATTTATAGCCATTGTGTTCTTTCTGCTGATTGCATTGAATACAAATTTAATAGGCGGAAACCGTGTTCATACATGGATGAGCCGTGTAGAAACATTTACATCAAGTAAAGCAAAGGGAGCCGACGTTGATGACGAAAGCATAAAAGCAAAAAATTACCAGGTAATGCAGGCGAAAGCAGCCATCGTTCACGGCGGCATTACGGGAATGGGACCAGGGAAAAGTGCTTTGAAACAGATGCTTCCCCAGTCTGCCTCCGATTTTATATTCGCTGTAATTGTTGAAGAATACGGATTGATAGGCGCTGTTTTCCTTATAAGCATGTATCTGATCATGGTGATAAGGATCGTAATGATAGCCAGTAAAATGCCTGCGTTTTTCGGCTCGCTGCTGGTACTTAGTCTCGGGGTGATGATTTTTATACAGCTTGCAGTGAATATTGCTGTTGCTATAAATCTTATTCCGGTAACAGGACAGCCGCTGCCATTGATAAGTTATGGAGGAACATCCATGCTGGTAACCTATATCCAATTAGGAATTATTTTAAATATAAGTTCCAGAATTCAGATATACGATGAAGAAGGAATGGGCAAAAGACAGAATATTGAAGAAATGAACGATATCGCATAA
- the ftsZ gene encoding cell division protein FtsZ: protein MENIGTQGFSFDLPKGNSSIIKVIGVGGGGNNALKHMYEKGIHGVDFVICNTDAQTLDNNPVSNKVQLGITITEGLGAGADPEVGEKAAIESIEDIKASMGQNTKMVFITAGMGGGTGTGAAPVIAKVAKDMGILTVGIVTVPFSFEGKRRLEQAENGLEKLRNNVDSLIVINNDKLRQQFGNLGFKQGFSKADEVLTNAAKGMAEVITGYFDVNIDFRDAKSVLQNSGTALMSTGMASGENKAEEAVRKALDSPLLNDNKITGARNVLLLIRSGVEEATMDEIGIIMDYIQKEAGNTADIIFGVGADEELGDAVSVLVIATGFSNDNQKFAGPTEKIRIGLNDKLETPKTSPFKTREERDTAPEQGYNFGGKNLFRLDDEDRDTPQFKVTSTEKKMILDDEDVKTEIKFSDREEDTLNSPTQSWRTEEESDEEAFDLFTFDDDNDPNDLEIQSFSFDVEGKKEEPRAESMTNTFSEEKPVEFSFFVNEPVHEPKTDFSQPKAAFETIDTVSQVKEEPVQKIQNFLTVKEEPKVEEKPVFQSRAEIETPKSTESEFTFVNKTADQERVVERRNKLKEFNSRYQSFDNSNEFESIPAFKRKNISIDGTNASDQSINTYLSENNGSMQVRENRFLNKDVD, encoded by the coding sequence ATGGAAAATATAGGTACACAAGGATTTTCATTTGATTTACCAAAAGGAAATTCATCGATCATAAAAGTAATTGGTGTTGGCGGCGGTGGAAACAATGCTCTAAAACACATGTACGAGAAAGGGATTCACGGAGTTGATTTCGTGATTTGTAATACTGATGCACAGACTTTAGATAATAACCCGGTTTCAAACAAAGTACAGTTGGGAATCACCATTACTGAAGGTCTGGGCGCAGGAGCTGATCCGGAAGTTGGAGAAAAAGCGGCTATCGAAAGTATAGAAGACATTAAAGCTTCAATGGGACAGAATACCAAAATGGTCTTCATTACAGCAGGAATGGGCGGCGGAACCGGAACAGGTGCAGCCCCTGTTATTGCTAAAGTGGCTAAAGATATGGGAATCCTAACAGTAGGTATTGTTACCGTTCCTTTTAGCTTTGAAGGCAAAAGAAGGCTCGAACAGGCTGAAAACGGTCTGGAAAAACTAAGAAATAATGTTGACTCATTAATTGTCATTAATAATGATAAATTGAGACAGCAGTTTGGAAACTTGGGCTTCAAACAAGGGTTTTCTAAAGCCGATGAAGTATTGACCAATGCTGCAAAAGGTATGGCAGAGGTTATTACAGGTTATTTCGATGTGAATATTGACTTTAGAGATGCTAAATCTGTTCTTCAGAATTCTGGAACAGCTCTAATGTCTACAGGAATGGCTTCAGGTGAAAATAAAGCAGAAGAAGCTGTTAGAAAAGCACTTGATTCTCCTCTATTGAATGACAATAAAATTACAGGGGCCAGAAATGTCCTATTGTTAATCAGAAGCGGTGTAGAAGAAGCTACAATGGATGAGATCGGTATCATCATGGATTATATTCAGAAAGAAGCAGGAAACACTGCAGATATTATTTTTGGAGTGGGTGCAGATGAAGAATTAGGAGATGCTGTAAGCGTTCTAGTGATTGCTACCGGTTTTTCAAATGATAACCAAAAATTCGCTGGACCTACAGAAAAAATAAGAATTGGTTTAAATGATAAATTAGAAACTCCTAAAACATCTCCTTTCAAAACTAGAGAAGAAAGAGATACTGCTCCTGAGCAGGGATATAATTTTGGAGGGAAGAACCTTTTCAGATTAGATGATGAAGACCGAGATACACCTCAGTTCAAGGTTACGTCTACTGAAAAAAAAATGATTCTTGACGATGAAGATGTAAAAACAGAAATAAAATTCTCTGATAGAGAAGAAGATACGCTGAACAGCCCTACTCAGAGCTGGAGAACAGAAGAAGAATCTGATGAAGAAGCATTTGATTTATTTACTTTTGATGATGATAATGACCCTAATGATCTAGAAATTCAATCCTTTTCATTCGATGTTGAAGGAAAAAAAGAAGAACCTAGAGCAGAAAGCATGACAAATACTTTTTCAGAAGAAAAACCAGTTGAATTCAGCTTCTTTGTCAATGAGCCGGTACATGAGCCTAAAACTGATTTCAGCCAGCCAAAAGCCGCTTTTGAAACGATTGATACAGTAAGCCAGGTTAAAGAAGAGCCTGTTCAGAAAATACAAAACTTTCTAACTGTAAAAGAAGAACCAAAAGTTGAAGAGAAGCCTGTTTTTCAAAGCAGAGCTGAAATTGAAACTCCAAAATCAACAGAAAGCGAATTTACTTTCGTCAATAAAACAGCTGATCAGGAAAGAGTTGTAGAAAGAAGAAATAAACTAAAGGAATTCAATTCCCGTTATCAGAGTTTTGATAATTCGAATGAGTTTGAATCGATTCCTGCTTTCAAAAGAAAAAATATTTCTATTGATGGAACCAATGCCTCAGATCAAAGTATCAATACTTACCTTTCTGAAAACAATGGTTCTATGCAGGTGAGAGAAAACAGATTTTTAAATAAAGATGTAGACTAA
- the murG gene encoding undecaprenyldiphospho-muramoylpentapeptide beta-N-acetylglucosaminyltransferase: MSRKLKVILSGGGTGGHIFPAIAIADEIKKRFPDTEFLFIGANGKMEMEKVPQAGYTIEGIDIAGIDRGNMLSNLGLPFKILKSLSKSKRIIREFAPDFAVGTGGFASGPALYEASKMGIPIFIQEQNAHAGVTNKILSKKAEAVFTAYPKVEGFPNEKIKFLGNPIRENIVSGMLGTKEAKEKMGLDTEKLTILSVGGSLGSRTLNNAWRSHLNEIIRKEYQLIWQTGKLDYKDIIEETKDKNSSNIQILEFIKDMETAYSAADIIVSRAGAIAISELAVAQKPVLLVPFPFAAEDHQTKNALNLVEKNAARMVKDSEMDEKFWNTLTEICDNESVRKEMSSNLKYFAKPNAAKDIVDEILKTYNHQ, encoded by the coding sequence ATGAGCAGAAAACTAAAAGTAATACTATCAGGCGGGGGCACAGGAGGACATATCTTCCCGGCTATTGCCATTGCAGACGAAATCAAAAAAAGATTTCCTGATACTGAGTTTTTGTTCATTGGGGCTAACGGAAAAATGGAAATGGAAAAAGTTCCGCAGGCAGGCTATACAATTGAAGGAATTGATATCGCGGGGATCGACAGAGGAAATATGCTTTCCAATTTAGGACTGCCTTTCAAGATCTTGAAAAGCTTATCTAAATCTAAAAGGATCATTAGAGAATTCGCTCCGGATTTTGCAGTGGGAACAGGCGGTTTTGCAAGCGGACCCGCTCTTTATGAAGCAAGTAAAATGGGAATTCCTATTTTCATTCAGGAACAGAATGCGCATGCTGGAGTAACCAATAAAATATTAAGCAAAAAAGCAGAAGCTGTTTTTACGGCATATCCAAAAGTAGAAGGTTTTCCAAATGAAAAAATAAAATTTTTAGGAAACCCTATCCGTGAAAATATAGTTTCCGGAATGCTGGGAACAAAAGAAGCCAAAGAAAAAATGGGTCTTGATACAGAGAAACTTACCATCCTTTCTGTGGGCGGATCTTTAGGATCAAGAACATTAAATAATGCCTGGAGATCCCATTTAAATGAAATTATCAGGAAAGAATATCAGCTGATCTGGCAGACAGGAAAGCTTGATTATAAAGATATTATTGAAGAAACAAAAGACAAAAACAGCAGCAATATCCAGATCCTAGAATTTATAAAAGATATGGAAACGGCTTATTCGGCTGCAGATATTATTGTTTCAAGAGCGGGAGCAATTGCTATTTCAGAACTGGCGGTGGCACAGAAACCTGTTTTATTGGTTCCTTTTCCTTTCGCAGCAGAAGACCATCAGACTAAAAATGCGTTGAATCTTGTAGAAAAGAATGCGGCCAGAATGGTAAAAGACAGCGAAATGGATGAAAAATTCTGGAATACATTGACAGAGATCTGTGATAACGAAAGTGTAAGAAAAGAAATGTCCAGCAATCTGAAATATTTTGCCAAACCCAATGCCGCTAAGGACATTGTAGATGAGATATTAAAAACATATAATCACCAATAA
- a CDS encoding GatB/YqeY domain-containing protein, giving the protein MSLENTISEAIKTAMKEKDRVALDSLRAVKSQILLLKTEAKGAEVSAEQEIAILQRMIKQRKDSYEQFAAQGRQDLAEVEDAQTKVIERFLPKQLSAEELEAEMKNIISEAGAESIKDLGKVMGAASKVLAGKSDGKSISEMAKKLLS; this is encoded by the coding sequence ATGAGTTTAGAAAATACAATAAGCGAAGCTATAAAAACGGCAATGAAAGAGAAAGACAGAGTTGCTCTGGACTCTCTTCGTGCTGTAAAATCTCAAATTCTACTTTTAAAAACCGAAGCTAAAGGAGCAGAAGTTTCAGCAGAGCAGGAAATTGCTATTTTACAAAGAATGATCAAGCAGCGTAAGGATTCTTACGAACAGTTTGCAGCACAGGGAAGACAAGACCTTGCAGAAGTAGAAGATGCTCAGACGAAAGTAATCGAGCGTTTCCTCCCGAAACAGCTTTCTGCAGAAGAGTTAGAAGCCGAAATGAAGAATATTATTTCTGAAGCCGGTGCTGAATCTATAAAAGATTTAGGAAAAGTAATGGGAGCGGCCTCAAAAGTATTAGCCGGAAAATCTGACGGAAAAAGTATTTCCGAGATGGCTAAAAAGCTCTTGTCTTAG
- a CDS encoding BrxA/BrxB family bacilliredoxin, whose protein sequence is MYPTDLVLPMKAELTDKGFEDLATAEQVNEALKQSGTTLLVINSVCGCAAGAARPGVVYSLTGEKKPDHLTTVFAGYDTDAVSEARKHLAPFPPSSPCVALFKDGELVHMLERHHIEGNPAGAIAANLQAAYDEYC, encoded by the coding sequence ATGTATCCAACAGATTTAGTACTGCCTATGAAGGCTGAACTTACAGATAAAGGCTTTGAAGATCTTGCAACAGCTGAGCAGGTAAATGAAGCATTAAAACAATCAGGAACTACTCTATTAGTGATCAACTCTGTGTGCGGTTGTGCGGCTGGTGCTGCAAGACCTGGAGTTGTATATTCTTTAACTGGAGAGAAAAAACCTGATCATTTAACGACTGTTTTTGCAGGGTATGATACAGATGCTGTTTCAGAAGCAAGAAAACATTTGGCTCCATTCCCTCCAAGCTCACCTTGTGTGGCTCTTTTTAAAGACGGAGAATTGGTTCATATGCTGGAAAGACACCATATTGAAGGAAATCCTGCAGGAGCAATTGCTGCAAACCTTCAGGCAGCTTATGACGAGTACTGCTAG
- a CDS encoding cell division protein FtsQ, protein MKNKYRILKIVITVIILGFLLSFSLKRFGGQKISDDKISVKMSEKTPVYFIDEKDIKEIVKKENPSEKVGDLNIPALEKKINNLPAVDSANVYLNLNGKLNLDIKQRVPVFRLNNNGKDFYVDEKGVEFPISKTYSHPCMLVTGNVKPAEYEKLAELVEKIDKDDFSKKYFIGISKDKDNYNLLTSEGNYKVEIGDLDNIEFKVKGFKAFVEKYLVYQDSQKYSMISVKYQNQIVTTLNPYFKENDSILKAGNLELAKIPAAAKTRLAETKKSSSSSAKPKESSTTKTTAKPKEKKKKTPEKKSAAKPKAKIKIE, encoded by the coding sequence ATGAAGAATAAATACAGAATATTAAAAATTGTCATCACAGTAATCATTCTTGGATTTCTGTTGAGTTTCTCATTGAAGAGATTCGGCGGCCAGAAGATTTCTGATGATAAGATTTCTGTAAAAATGAGTGAAAAAACACCCGTTTATTTCATTGATGAAAAAGATATTAAAGAAATTGTAAAAAAAGAAAACCCCTCAGAAAAAGTGGGCGATCTTAATATTCCGGCCTTAGAAAAAAAGATTAATAATCTGCCTGCGGTTGACAGCGCGAATGTTTATTTAAACTTAAATGGAAAACTCAATTTAGATATCAAACAAAGAGTTCCTGTTTTTAGACTAAATAACAACGGAAAAGATTTTTATGTAGATGAAAAAGGAGTAGAATTTCCAATCTCAAAGACCTATTCTCACCCCTGCATGCTGGTAACCGGAAATGTAAAGCCGGCTGAATATGAAAAATTGGCTGAACTTGTCGAAAAAATTGATAAAGATGATTTCAGTAAAAAATACTTCATCGGAATTTCAAAAGACAAGGACAATTATAATCTTTTGACCAGTGAAGGAAACTATAAAGTAGAAATTGGAGATTTAGATAATATTGAATTTAAAGTTAAAGGTTTTAAAGCATTTGTTGAGAAATACCTTGTTTATCAGGACTCTCAAAAATACAGTATGATTTCTGTAAAATATCAAAATCAGATTGTAACGACCCTAAACCCTTATTTTAAAGAGAATGATAGTATTTTAAAAGCCGGCAACCTGGAACTAGCAAAAATTCCAGCAGCTGCCAAAACTAGGCTGGCGGAAACTAAAAAATCAAGCTCTTCTTCAGCAAAACCTAAGGAAAGCAGTACAACAAAAACTACAGCAAAGCCGAAGGAAAAGAAGAAAAAAACACCAGAGAAGAAATCGGCAGCAAAACCGAAAGCAAAAATTAAAATAGAATAA
- the murC gene encoding UDP-N-acetylmuramate--L-alanine ligase, which translates to MKLLETYQTFYFVGIGGIGMSALARYFNASGKKVLGYDKTNTKLTQQLMNEGIDIVFEDLIDERITSLHHEDTLVIYTPAIKVLGILDHFNQNNFTVLKRAKVLGLITEHTNCIAVAGTHGKTTTSTLISHLCKEADLSFSCFLGGISENFKSNFLYNGSEYSVVEADEYDRSFLNLSPDWAVVTSTDADHLDIYGDKSHIEEGFRQFAALVPEDKKLFVRKGIEIGRDHHTYAVNEKADYYSDNLRMDYDKIYFDFHTPTETIKDFVWEVPGIHNVENATVALAILHKLGVDFETLKKAIANFKGIKRRYTKHIYKSGKIYIDDYAHHPTEINAVVDSIKTFYPEKKLVVVFQPHLFSRTRDFADGFAESLSKSDELVLLDIYPARELQENFEGITSDWLLEKVTLNKKEVSNLSDAFEKIKEKDFDILLTVGAGNIDTLYDPIHNWLSNN; encoded by the coding sequence ATGAAATTATTAGAAACATATCAGACTTTTTACTTCGTTGGAATCGGAGGTATCGGCATGAGTGCCCTGGCCCGCTATTTCAATGCATCTGGTAAAAAAGTGTTGGGGTACGATAAAACCAACACCAAACTCACTCAGCAGCTTATGAATGAGGGAATTGATATTGTTTTTGAAGACCTTATTGATGAAAGAATAACTTCTCTTCATCATGAGGATACACTGGTTATTTATACTCCTGCCATTAAAGTGTTAGGAATCTTAGATCATTTCAACCAGAATAATTTTACTGTTCTGAAACGTGCAAAAGTTCTTGGTCTGATCACTGAACATACCAATTGTATTGCCGTTGCAGGAACTCACGGTAAAACAACCACTTCTACACTGATCTCCCATTTGTGCAAGGAGGCAGATCTGTCCTTTTCTTGCTTTTTAGGAGGCATTTCTGAAAATTTTAAATCAAACTTTTTATACAACGGTTCTGAATATTCAGTGGTAGAAGCTGATGAGTACGACAGAAGTTTTTTAAATCTTTCTCCAGACTGGGCTGTGGTTACCTCAACAGATGCCGATCATTTAGATATTTACGGTGATAAAAGCCATATTGAAGAAGGTTTCCGTCAGTTTGCAGCCTTAGTTCCTGAAGACAAAAAACTATTTGTAAGAAAAGGCATTGAAATAGGCAGAGATCATCACACCTATGCAGTGAACGAGAAAGCAGATTATTACTCTGATAACCTACGTATGGATTATGATAAAATCTATTTCGATTTCCATACTCCAACAGAAACTATAAAAGACTTTGTATGGGAAGTTCCCGGTATACACAATGTAGAAAATGCTACGGTTGCACTGGCTATTCTTCACAAATTAGGCGTGGATTTCGAAACACTGAAAAAAGCAATTGCCAATTTTAAAGGAATTAAAAGAAGATATACCAAACATATTTATAAATCCGGTAAGATTTACATCGATGATTATGCCCATCATCCTACAGAGATCAATGCGGTGGTAGATTCAATAAAAACGTTTTATCCTGAGAAAAAATTAGTGGTGGTTTTCCAGCCCCACCTATTCAGCAGAACCAGAGATTTTGCTGACGGTTTTGCAGAGAGTTTAAGTAAGTCTGATGAATTGGTCTTATTAGACATTTATCCGGCAAGAGAATTACAGGAAAACTTTGAAGGAATTACTTCAGACTGGCTGCTGGAAAAAGTGACTTTAAATAAAAAGGAAGTGTCGAATTTATCAGATGCTTTTGAAAAAATAAAAGAAAAAGACTTTGACATTCTGCTTACTGTTGGAGCAGGAAACATAGATACATTATATGATCCTATCCACAATTGGCTGTCAAATAATTAA
- the ftsA gene encoding cell division protein FtsA — protein sequence MENQEYSVGLDIGTTKIVAIVGRRNAHGKIEVLGVGKAKSLGVHKGIVNNISQTINSIKAAVAEAQSSAGVPIHKVTVGIAGKHIRSLQHSDYIMREHPDKFITDDDIEALKNQVKKLVMLPGEEIIHVLPQEYKVDSEGEIQEPIGMHGKRLEANFHVVVGQMGSIRNIARCVREAGLEMEALTLEPLASSEAVLTKEEKEAGVAIVDIGGGTTDIAIFKDNIIRHTCVIPYGGGIITEDIKEGCSIIEKHAEQLKVKFGSAVPELEKDSTFVTIPGLHGRPDKEISLKTLAQIINARVEEILEMVNTELKAYGAFEQKKKLIAGIVLTGGGSNLKHLRQLANYTTGFDSRIGFANEYIANDKNQYLKGPEFATSIGLLMESLKIRDKKLVIDIEEPIEETKESEHPASVVDTQTVLQQPVQEQEVVKEQQENKKASRLTFGQSLMEKVKKFFEEVE from the coding sequence ATGGAAAATCAAGAGTATTCAGTAGGTCTGGACATCGGGACGACGAAGATAGTCGCGATTGTCGGAAGGAGGAATGCACACGGGAAAATCGAAGTTCTCGGCGTAGGAAAGGCCAAGAGTCTTGGGGTTCACAAAGGTATTGTGAACAATATTTCTCAGACCATTAACTCAATCAAAGCAGCTGTTGCAGAAGCACAGTCTAGCGCGGGTGTTCCTATCCACAAGGTCACGGTAGGAATTGCAGGAAAGCACATAAGGTCACTGCAGCACTCGGATTATATAATGCGTGAACACCCGGATAAATTTATTACAGACGACGACATTGAAGCACTGAAAAACCAAGTGAAAAAATTGGTTATGCTTCCTGGTGAAGAAATTATCCATGTACTTCCTCAAGAATATAAAGTAGATTCCGAAGGCGAAATTCAAGAACCTATCGGGATGCACGGAAAACGTTTAGAAGCCAATTTCCACGTGGTAGTTGGACAGATGGGAAGCATCCGAAATATTGCAAGATGTGTAAGAGAAGCGGGACTGGAAATGGAAGCCCTAACTTTAGAGCCTTTAGCATCTTCAGAAGCTGTTCTTACCAAAGAAGAAAAAGAAGCTGGTGTTGCGATTGTAGACATCGGAGGCGGTACTACAGATATTGCTATTTTTAAAGATAATATCATCCGTCATACCTGCGTAATTCCTTACGGAGGCGGTATTATTACTGAAGACATCAAAGAAGGCTGTTCAATTATTGAAAAACATGCAGAGCAGCTGAAAGTAAAATTCGGTTCTGCAGTTCCAGAATTGGAAAAAGATAGTACTTTTGTAACAATTCCTGGGCTTCACGGCAGACCAGATAAAGAAATTTCCCTTAAAACGCTGGCACAGATCATTAATGCACGAGTAGAGGAAATTCTGGAAATGGTAAACACAGAATTAAAAGCTTACGGCGCTTTTGAACAAAAGAAAAAACTGATTGCAGGAATTGTTCTTACGGGCGGTGGTTCAAATCTGAAACACCTTCGACAGCTTGCTAATTATACTACAGGTTTCGACAGCAGAATTGGTTTTGCGAACGAATATATCGCGAATGACAAGAACCAATATCTAAAAGGTCCTGAATTTGCAACTTCTATTGGTTTACTGATGGAAAGTTTAAAAATCAGAGACAAGAAATTAGTGATAGATATAGAAGAACCCATTGAGGAAACAAAAGAGTCTGAACATCCAGCTTCAGTTGTAGACACTCAAACAGTTCTTCAGCAGCCGGTCCAGGAGCAGGAGGTTGTAAAAGAACAGCAGGAAAATAAAAAAGCATCAAGACTTACTTTTGGACAGTCTCTGATGGAAAAAGTAAAAAAATTCTTTGAAGAAGTAGAATAG